One region of Quercus lobata isolate SW786 chromosome 2, ValleyOak3.0 Primary Assembly, whole genome shotgun sequence genomic DNA includes:
- the LOC115975463 gene encoding laccase-14-like — MGLEKMSSTLWFSGLIFLNSLLLCMAVGQVHYYDFVLKETNFTKLCSTKSILTVNGTFPGPTIRVHKGDTVFVNVHNQGKYGVTIHWHGVRQPRNPWSDGPENITQCPIPPNTSFTQEVIFSTEEGTLWWHAHSDWTRATVHGAIIILPKPGTTYPFPEPYAEETLILGEWYKGDVMAIIDEALATGGDPNISDAFTINGQPGDLYNCSNGTTYRLPVYSGKTYLLRIINSIMNEEQFFGIAKHNLTVVGSDGAYLKPINTNYIMITPGQTMDVLVTANQSPSLYYIASTPFADTAAPYDNTTTTAILQYKGNYTVPSTIPFPTLPAYNDKDAAGNYTIRLRSLASKEHPVNVPKTITRSIFMTVSVNQIYCPNASCAGPSGNRLSASLTNISFVTPQIDILQAYYRRLPRVFASNFPDQPLYFFNFTGDVGNNTEYPALATKALTVNYNDAVEMVLQGTNIGAAENHPMHLHGFSFYVVGMGSGNFNNKTDPKSYNLIDPPEVNTVGVPKNGWVTIRFIADNPGVWFMHCHLERHASWGMDTVLIVKNGGTSATSIRPPPKYMPPCSKS, encoded by the exons ATGGGATTAGAAAAAATGAGTTCTACCTTATGGTTTTCGGGACTTATATTTCTTAACAGTCTGCTTCTTTGCATGGCTGTAGGACAAGTCCATTACTATGACTTTGTT CTGAAGGAGACAAATTTCACTAAGCTGTGCAGCACGAAGAGCATTTTAACTGTAAATGGAACTTTCCCTGGTCCAACCATTCGGGTTCACAAAGGCGATACTGTCTTTGTTAACGTACATAATCAAGGGAAATATGGAGTCACTATCCACTG GCATGGAGTTAGGCAACCGAGAAATCCATGGTCAGATGGTCCAGAGAACATTACACAGTGCCCCATTCCTCCTAACACAAGCTTCACTCAGGAGGTAATATTTTCCACAGAAGAAGGAACTCTTTGGTGGCATGCCCACAGTGATTGGACTCGTGCTACAGTGCATGGtgctattattattttacctAAACCTGGAACCACTTATCCATTTCCTGAGCCATATGCAGAAGAAACACTTATTCTTG GGGAATGGTATAAGGGAGATGTGATGGCAATAATTGATGAAGCTCTTGCAACTGGTGGCGATCCAAACATCTCAGATGCTTTCACTATTAATGGCCAGCCAGGAGATCTCTATAATTGTTCTAATG GAACTACATACCGTCTACCAGTTTACTCTGGCAAGACCTATCTTCTGCGCATAATCAATTCCATAATGAATGAAGAACAATTTTTTGGAATTGCAAAGCACAACCTCACAGTTGTTGGGAGTGATGGTGCATACCTCAAACCAATAAACACAAATTATATCATGATAACACCAGGACAAACAATGGACGTTTTGGTCACAGCAAATCAGTCTCCTAGTCTATATTACATTGCATCAACACCATTTGCAGACACCGCTGCTCCCTATGACAACACCACCACTACAGCAATTCTGCAATATAAAGGCAATTATACTGTCCCATCAACTATTCCCTTCCCAACACTTCCTGCTTACAACGACAAAGACGCTGCCGGAAACTATACAATACGGTTAAGGAGCTTAGCAAGCAAAGAACATCCTGTCAATGTGCCAAAAACGATCACTAGAAGTATCTTTATGACAGTTTCTGTGAATCAGATATATTGCCCAAATGCATCATGTGCAGGTCCGAGTGGTAATAGATTATCAGCAAGCTTGACTAATATAAGCTTTGTGACACCCCAAATTGATATACTCCAAGCATATTACAG GAGACTGCCCAGAGTATTTGCAAGCAATTTCCCCGATCAAcctctttattttttcaacttcaCTGGAGATGTGGGCAACAATACAGAGTACCCAGCCCTAGCGACAAAAGCCTTGACAGTAAATTACAACGATGCAGTTGAGATGGTACTTCAAGGAACTAATATTGGGGCTGCAGAGAATCATCCTATGCATCTTCACGGTTTTAGCTTCTACGTGGTTGGAATGGGTTCTGGAAATTTCAACAATAAGACTGACCCTAAGTCTTATAATTTGATTGATCCACCAGAAGTCAACACTGTTGGAGTTCCTAAAAATGGATGGGTTACAATTAGATTCATTGCTGATAATCCTG GGGTATGGTTCATGCACTGTCATTTGGAAAGGCATGCTAGCTGGGGCATGGACACTGTGCTTATTGTGAAGAATGGGGGAACCAGTGCAACAAGCATTCGCCCTCCTCCTAAATATATGCCTCCCTGTTCCAAGTCATAG
- the LOC115975464 gene encoding putative laccase-9, whose translation MGSTKTSLILCFLGFLFLDSLLFCSAYNVHHYSFLLRETNFTRLCTTKSMFTVNGQWPGPTIHVRKGDKAFVNVHNNGDYGVTIHWHGVKQPKNPWSDGPENITQCPIKPGKNFTYEVIFSDEEGTLWWHAHSDWSRATIHGAIVILPEIGKTYPFPKPYAEQVLILAEWFNGDVKELIDEATSTGGDPTPSNAYALNGQPGFPNNCSNETSFRFPVQYGKTYLLRLVNAGMNEEMFFGIAKHNITVVAQDAAYIKPITTSYIMITPGQTMDILVTANQAPSYYYMAASPFFDSSAPYDTTNTSAILQYTGTYTIPTTIPYPTLPNVTDKAAADNFTTRIRSLASAEHPVYVPKNVTTRIFITVSVNQIVCANASCGGPSGNRLSASLNNISFVTPSTDVLQAYYKSLPNVFDKDFPNLPPYKFNFTGDVGNNTLYPSLGTKARLINYGDVVEIVYQGTNVGNAENHPMHLHGFSFFLVGTGYGNFGLTNSTKTYNLIDPPEVNTIGVPKNGWAAIRFVANNPGVWFMHCHLERHASWGMDTVLIVKNGPTEETSIRPPPANLPICS comes from the exons ATGGGATCAACGAAGACAAGTTTGATCCTTTGTTTCCTAGGGTTTTTGTTTCTGGATAGCCTGCTGTTTTGCTCGGCTTACAATGTCCACCACTACAGCTTTCTT CTGAGGGAGACGAACTTTACAAGGCTGTGTACGACAAAGAGTATGTTTACGGTAAATGGTCAATGGCCTGGCCCAACCATTCATGTTCGCAAAGGTGATAAGGCATTTGTCAATGTTCACAACAATGGAGACTATGGTGTCACTATTCACTG GCATGGAGTGAAGCAACCAAAAAATCCATGGTCAGATGGTCCAGAAAATATTACACAATGCCCTATTAAACCTGGAAAGAATTTCACTTACGAAGTCATATTTTCTGACGAGGAAGGAACTCTTTGGTGGCATGCCCATAGTGACTGGTCCCGCGCCACAATCCACGGTGCCATAGTCATCCTGCCTGAAATTGGAAAGACTTACCCTTTTCCCAAGCCCTACGCTGAGCAAGTGCTTATACTTG CGGAATGGTTTAATGGAGATGTAAAGGAACTTATTGACGAAGCCACTTCAACCGGTGGTGATCCAACCCCATCAAATGCCTACGCTCTTAATGGCCAACCAGGATTTCCAAATAATTGCTCCAATG AAACATCATTTCGTTTTCCAGTGCAATATGGGAAGACATATCTCCTTCGTCTAGTCAATGCTGGGATGAATGAAGAAATGTTTTTCGGAATTGCAAAACACAATATAACAGTTGTGGCTCAAGATGCTGCATACATCAAGCCCATAACCACAAGTTACATCATGATAACCCCAGGGCAAACAATGGATATATTGGTCACAGCAAATCAAGCACCTAGTTACTATTACATGGCTGCTTCTCCATTCTTTGACTCAAGTGCTCCATACGATACTACCAACACTTCAGCTATTCTCCAATATACAGGCACTTATACAATTCCAACTACCATTCCTTATCCAACCCTTCCTAATGTCACAGACAAGGCTGCTGCAGACAACTTCACAACTCGTATAAGATCCTTGGCTAGTGCTGAGCACCCTGTTTATGTGCCCAAAAATGTCACCACACGAATTTTCATCACAGTTTCTGTGAACCAGATAGTTTGTGCCAATGCCTCGTGCGGGGGTCCAAGTGGTAATAGGCTATCTGCTAGCTTGAACAACATAAGTTTTGTCACCCCATCCACTGATGTCCTGCAAGCATACTATAA GAGCTTGCCAAATGTTTTTGACAAGGACTTCCCGAATTTGCCACCCTATAAGTTTAACTTCACTGGAGACGTGGGTAATAATACATTATACCCAAGCCTAGGAACAAAGGCAAGGTTGATAAATTATGGTGACGTAGTAGAAATAGTGTACCAAGGGACAAACGTTGGGAATGCAGAGAATCACCCAATGCATCTACATGGTTTTAGCTTCTTTTTGGTTGGGACGGGTTATGGCAATTTTGGCCTTACCAATTCAACAAAGACTTACAATTTGATTGATCCACCAGAAGTTAATACCATTGGAGTTCCTAAGAATGGATGGGCTGCCATTAGATTCGTAGCCAATAATCCTG GGGTTTGGTTTATGCACTGTCATTTGGAACGGCATGCGAGTTGGGGCATGGACACTGTTCTAATTGTGAAGAATGGCCCCACCGAAGAAACAAGTATTCGGCCACCCCCAGCTAATTTACCTATTTGTTCTTAG